The sequence below is a genomic window from Mycobacterium sp. ITM-2016-00316.
GACCCGAATCCGGGCCCGCTGGACCTGGTCAGCGTGGTGCTGTCCTTCGTGGCGATGCTGCCGCTGGTCTGGGCCATCAAGACCGCCGCGCACGACGGTCCGTCGCTGCTCGTCGCGGCCGCGGTCGTGGTGGGCATCGGCGCAGGCGTGCTGTTCGTGCGGCGCCAGAACCGCAGGCCCATACCGATGCTCGACATGGAGCTGTTCCGCTCGGGGCCGTTCACCTCGTCGGTGCTGGCGAATTTCCTGTCGATCGTCGGGCTGATCGGGTTCATCTTCTTCGTGTCCCAGCACCTGCAGCTGGTACTCGGGCTGAGCCCGCTGGAGGCCGGTCTGGTCACCCTGCCCGGCGCCGTGGTGTCCATGATCGCCGGCATCTCGGTGGTGAAGGCGGCCAAGCACTTCAGCGCTCAGACCCTGATCGTCTTCGGCCTGGTGTTCGTCGCGGCCGGCTTCATCTTGATCCTGCTGTTCCGCCACGATCTGTCGGTGGCCGCGATCATCGTGTCGTTCGTCGTGCTCGAACTCGGTGTCGGTGTTTCCCAGACGATCTCGAACGACACCATCGTGGCCTCGGTGCCGGCGGCGAAAGCCGGTGCCGCATCTGCTGTTTCGGAGACGGCATACGAGCTGGGCGCGGTGGTGGGGGCGGCGACCCTCGGCACCATCTTCACGGCGTTCTACCGCGCCAACGTCGAGGTACCTGCCGGGCTGACCCCGGTTCAGGCCGGGGACGCAGCAGAGAGCATCGGGGGCGCGACCGCGGTGGCGCGCGAGTTGCCCGCGTCGACCGCCGAGAAGCTGCTGGAATCGGCGCATACCGCCTTCGATTCGGGGATCGCACCGACCGCGACCCTGGCGGCGACGCTGGCCCTCGCGGCCGCCGTGATCGTCATTGTCGCGTTCCGGCGATCACCGGCAGACCGGTGACCAGGCCGTGAGAACGGTCTCCCCCACCGGACCGGCGAGGGAGACCACTCATTGTCGTGCGGTCAGGCCGCGGCGCGCGGGTTACCCGCCCGCTTGGGCGAGGTTTTGCCGGACCCGGCCTTCTTGAGGGTGGGCCGGGCGGCGGGCTCGGCTGCCTCCTCCGGTTCCTCCGCCTCTTCGACCGCTTCGGCCTCTTCGGCCGGCGTCTCGGTCACGGCCTCCTCGGCAGGCACCTCGGTCACGGCTTCCTCGGCGGGCGTCGGCGTCGGCATCCCGGCCGACTCCTCGCCGGCGCTCACCGGGGTTACCTCCGTTGCGGAGCCGTCGGTTTCGGCACCGGGGACGGCGATTGTGAAGGTCTGGGCGGCCGCCGTCGGTGCGGTCGCCACCGACGCGGTCGTGTCCGCCGTCGCCGGTTGACCGGCTTTGAGCGCGTTGACGATCACGTCGCGGATGTAGGGCACCGTCTGGACCATGAAATCACTGACATGGGTGATCGCGTTCAGCAGCACGTCGGCGACACCGTTCTGGACGGCGTTGATGACATTGATCGGGTTCAGTGTCCCGATCGACTTGAGCACCGACTCGGTGACCGTGACGAGGTTCTGCAGGACCGGGGTGGTCCCCACCGGAAACCCGATGCCGATGAACGTCTGTGCCAGCGCCACCGTGAGCGCGAGCCCGCTCTCGAACGCTGCGGCAACCAGTTCCTGGCCGACCGCAAACGGACGTTCGAACGCGTCCTGCAGCGGCACGGTGACACCGGAGATGAAGTTCAGGATCGGCCCGAGGCCGCTCGCGACCAGGCTGTCGATCGCGCCGTTGACATTGCCGGTGCGCAGGATGGCACCTGCGGCGTTCAACGCAGCCGGCAGTCCTTGCACCAGTTCGGTCAGCGCGGCCCCGCCGCCGTTGATGGCCGCAAGCAGCTTCGAGACGGTGTACTGCTGGTTGGCGAAGATCTGACGCAGGATGGGAAACGGATCGGCGAACTCGGCCTGCAGCGTCTCCCGGATCAGGTCACCGGCGGCATTGACGACCGGCGTGAAGACCTTGATGGGATTCTCGATGGACGCCGCCAGAGTGACCGGCGGCATGTGCAGATCGGCCCGCGGGGCGATCGGCGCTACCGCGATGACACTGGCACCCACCAGCGCGACGCCAACCGTCACATACGGCTTCATCGTCAATTGCATGGACATGTTCTCTTTGCCATCCCTTCAGGCGGTTCCCCCGGACCGGAGAAAACTTACTCACCGGTAAGTTGCCGTCAAGAGACGCGCACAAAGTGGCACCCGCTGCCGCGTTTTCCGGGATGGCACCTTGCGGTTTCGTAACGTTGCTGTTGAAAGGCACTTTTGTCGTAGTTTTCGATTTTGGCAAACTATTGGACTCGACCGCCCCATAGTTTCTTATGCAAACGATCTAGTTGTCTGCGCAACTATCGAGCGCGGCGCCCCAATGTTTGCCAGCCGCAGACTACCGCCCGGTACGACCTGCGTGATTCAGCACACAACCCGACCGTGGCGTGGTGTGCGCCATACTCTTGCCGGGTAGCCCGCCGCGCCCGCACCACGAGTTCGCGGCCCGCCCGGGACGGTCATTTCAGCAACAGCGCGCGGCCGTCGATCCCGTGTTGCCGGGACCGCCGGTACCGCGCAGCAGGTGCGGATTCCTGG
It includes:
- the lfrA gene encoding efflux MFS transporter LfrA, producing MTTRSATPPTTTPRRSWIALAVLTLPVLLIAIDNTVLAFALPAIAEDFRPAASTQLWIVDVYSLVLAALLVAMGSLGDRIGRRRLLMIGAAGFAIVSAVAAFAPSAEMLVLARAVLGFFGAMLMPSTLSLIRNIFTEASARRLAIAIWASCFTAGSTLGPIVGGALLEHFHWGSVFLIAIPILLPLLILAPKLVPESRDPNPGPLDLVSVVLSFVAMLPLVWAIKTAAHDGPSLLVAAAVVVGIGAGVLFVRRQNRRPIPMLDMELFRSGPFTSSVLANFLSIVGLIGFIFFVSQHLQLVLGLSPLEAGLVTLPGAVVSMIAGISVVKAAKHFSAQTLIVFGLVFVAAGFILILLFRHDLSVAAIIVSFVVLELGVGVSQTISNDTIVASVPAAKAGAASAVSETAYELGAVVGAATLGTIFTAFYRANVEVPAGLTPVQAGDAAESIGGATAVARELPASTAEKLLESAHTAFDSGIAPTATLAATLALAAAVIVIVAFRRSPADR